The proteins below come from a single Iocasia fonsfrigidae genomic window:
- a CDS encoding DUF3795 domain-containing protein: MDRKKGIAYCGLACAVCSENKNCVGCRNGDCENEDSCKNFQCCKTKGLEGCWECNEFPCRGSMLDKIRIRAFAKFIKYYSVEYLLDCLDKNEKRGIVYHYPGKLTGDYDLPDTKDDIIDMILNGK, translated from the coding sequence ATGGATCGAAAAAAAGGGATTGCATATTGTGGTCTGGCTTGTGCTGTTTGCAGTGAAAATAAAAATTGTGTTGGATGTCGGAACGGAGATTGTGAAAATGAGGATAGCTGTAAAAACTTTCAGTGTTGTAAAACGAAGGGATTAGAAGGATGTTGGGAATGCAATGAATTTCCCTGCAGAGGTAGTATGTTAGATAAGATAAGGATAAGGGCTTTTGCAAAATTTATTAAATATTATAGTGTAGAATATCTTTTAGACTGTCTTGATAAAAACGAGAAAAGAGGTATTGTATATCATTATCCAGGTAAATTAACAGGTGATTATGATCTGCCTGACACAAAAGATGATATTATTGATATGATTTTAAATGGTAAATAG